The proteins below come from a single Sander lucioperca isolate FBNREF2018 chromosome 20, SLUC_FBN_1.2, whole genome shotgun sequence genomic window:
- the LOC116060157 gene encoding troponin I, slow skeletal muscle-like — protein sequence MNPKGDKPKSKITASRKLSLKMLLLTRACEDLERERQEREEEKVRYLGDKLPPLQLSGLSLDELQKMCKQLHSQIDVVDEERYDCESKVGKHNKDIHELKLKIQDLGGKFKKPALRKVRVSADEMMRALLGSKHKGSMDLRANLKSVKKEDGKQDKVLTSEDWRKNVEAMSGMEGRKKMFDTAGGAQ from the exons ATGAATCCCAAAGGGGATAAG CCGAAGTCGAAAATTACGGCTTCTCGCAAGCTCTCTCTCAAG ATGCTTCTCCTCACAAGAGCCTGTGAGGATTTGGAGAGGGAGAGGCAggaaagggaggaggagaaagtACGCTATCTAGGAGACAAGTTGCCCCCTTTGCAACTGTCTGGATTATCACTGGATGAACTACAA AAAATGTGCAAGCAGCTTCATTCACAAATTGATGTTGTGGACGAGGAGAGATATGACTGCGAATCCAAAGTGGGCAAACACAACAAAGAT ATCCATGAGCTGAAGCTGAAGATACAGGACCTTGGAGGCAAGTTCAAAAAGCCTGCCCTGAGGAAGGTGAGGGTGTCGGCAGATGAGATGATGAGAGCTCTCCTGGGCTCCAAACACAAGGGCTCGATGGACCTCAGAGCCAACCTTAAATCCGTGAAGAAGGAGGATGGCAAACAGGACAAG GTGCTCACTAGTGAAGACTGGCGTAAGAACGTGGAGGCCATGTCAGGCATGGAGGGCCGCAAGAAGATGTTCGATACAGCCGGCGGAGCACAGTGA